A genomic segment from Schistocerca piceifrons isolate TAMUIC-IGC-003096 chromosome 4, iqSchPice1.1, whole genome shotgun sequence encodes:
- the LOC124795945 gene encoding uncharacterized protein LOC124795945 yields the protein MYSLRRLTDSELNKVPYKQYRHKNCKEVRILKAERISQQILDSDSVAKTCWSIVNKIRNSETETEINNVQLTVNNDDISDSFLPSNTFNNYFIDTVKNDVSMKQYIQHTFESNNKQNCSRLPVVSTYDILQLIDSLRNKKSAGLDKISPYLLKQCKYKIMKPLAHLINCVLEDGMFPDKMKLAVVKPIHKKGEVKHVQNYKPIALISTFSTLIEKITLKKPGTLQQC from the coding sequence ATGTATAGCTTACGCAGACTGACTGACTCAGAGTTAAATAAAGTACCCTACAAGCAGTATAGACACAAGAACTGCAAAGAAGTCAGGATATTAAAAGCAGAAAGAATCAGCCAACAGATACTAGATTCAGATAGTGTTGCAAAGACTTGTTGGTCAatcgtaaataaaatcagaaacagtgagacagaaactgaaattaataatgtacaattaACTGTGAATAATGATGATATCTCTGATTCCTTTCTACCCAGCAATACATTTAATAATTACTTCATAGATACTGTCAAAAATGATGTCTCTATGAAACAATATATACAGCACACATTTGAATCCAataacaaacagaactgcagtagATTACCAGTAGTAAGCACATACGACATACTGCAGCTTATTGATAGCCTCAGAAACAAAAAATCAGCAGGATTAGACAAAATTTCTCCATATCTATTGAAGCAATgcaaatacaaaataatgaaaccACTCGCTCATCTAATAAATTGTGTTCTAGAAGATGGTATGTTCCCTGATAAGATGAAACTGGCTGTAGTtaaaccaatacacaaaaagggggaaGTAAAGCATGTACAGAACTACAAACCTATTGCCCTAATCTCAACTTTCAGCACACTGATAGAGAAAATAACGCTAAAAAAGCCTGgaacattacaacaatgctga
- the LOC124795946 gene encoding uncharacterized protein LOC124795946, with protein sequence MYSLRRLTDSELNKVPYKQYRHKNCKEVRILKAERISQQVLDSDSVAKTCWSIVNKIRNSETETEINNVQLTVNNDDISDSFLPSNTFNNYFIDTVKNDVSMKQYIQHTFESNNKQNCSRLPVVSTYDILQLIDSLRNKKSAGLDKISPYLLKQCKYKIMKPLAHLINCVLEDGMFPDKMKLAVVKPIHKKGEVKHVQNYKPIALISTFSTLIEKITLKKPGTLQQC encoded by the coding sequence ATGTATAGCTTACGCAGACTGACTGACTCAGAGTTAAATAAAGTACCCTACAAGCAGTATAGACACAAGAACTGCAAAGAAGTCAGGATATTAAAAGCAGAAAGAATCAGCCAACAGGTACTAGATTCAGATAGTGTTGCAAAGACTTGTTGGTCAatcgtaaataaaatcagaaacagtgagacagaaactgaaattaataatgtacaattaACTGTGAATAATGATGATATCTCTGATTCCTTTCTACCCAGCAATACATTTAATAATTACTTCATAGATACTGTCAAAAATGATGTCTCTATGAAACAATATATACAGCACACATTTGAGTCCAataacaaacagaactgcagtagATTACCAGTAGTAAGCACATACGACATACTGCAGCTTATTGATAGCCTCAGAAACAAAAAATCAGCAGGATTAGACAAAATTTCTCCATATCTATTGAAGCAATgcaaatacaaaataatgaaaccACTCGCTCATCTAATAAATTGTGTTCTAGAAGATGGTATGTTCCCTGATAAGATGAAACTGGCTGTAGTtaaaccaatacacaaaaagggggaaGTAAAGCATGTACAGAACTACAAACCTATTGCCCTAATCTCAACTTTCAGCACACTGATAGAGAAAATAACGCTAAAAAAGCCTGgaacattacaacaatgctga